TGATGACGAAAGCTAAACGTCGACGGCTACTGCTGTTCCTCGGTGTTGTCGCGGCATTCATGTTGGTGTTGGTGCTTGCCGGCGGTCAACCAGTACACGCTGCCGGGCTAGTTGATGATCAGTCTGGCGGCTCTAACGAGTATTCCAAGTATCCATTGTCACACTACCAGCTCGACTACTTCGTCGATACGAGTTGGGACTGGCTCCCGTGGAACTGGGGCGATGGCATCGGTAAGTCTGTGAGCTATGGCCTGTATGCCATCACCAACTTCTTGTGGACACTCTCGGTCTACCTCTCAAACGCTGCGGGCTACCTGATTCAGCAAGCCTACTCGCTGGATTTCATCAAAGATACGTCCGACGCGATTGGGAAGAACATGCAGCTCTTGGCTGGCGTGTCCAAAAATGGCTTCACCACTAACGGCTTTTATCCCGGAATGCTCCTGATGATTACGCTAGTGGTCGGTATCTACGTCGCGTATACCGGTATCATCAAGCGCGAAACTTCAAAAGCTATCTCGGCGATCGTCAACTTCGTGGTGATCTTCATCACGTCAGCCAGCTTTATCGCCTACGCCCCGGACTATGTCAACAAAATCAACGAGTTCAGTTCTGACATCAGCACCAGCGCCCTCAACACTGGCTCCAAGATGATCATGGGTACTGATACGGCTACCGATAAATCAGGCGTCGATGCAATCCGCGATACCCTCTTTGAGATTCAAGTGAAGCAGCCGTGGACACTTTTGCAGTTCGGCGACAGCGACGCCGATACCGTCGGCAACGGCCGTGTAAACACGTTGATGAAAACCGACCCGTTTGGCGACAAAGGCAAAACTCGCACCGACGTGGTGAAAGCCGAAATTGAAGACAATGACAACGATAACCTCTCACCAACCATGACGATCAATCGGCTGGGCACTACTACCTTTGTTGTCTTGTTCAATATCGCAATCACCTTGTTTGTCTTCTTCTTGACGGCAATGATGCTGTTCAGCCAGATACTCTTTATCATCTACGCAACATTTTGGCCGGTATCATTCTTGCTTGCCATGCTACCGTCATTTAACGGCCTGATGAAGCAAAACATCATGAAACTATTCAACACGATCATGACGCGGGTTGGCGTGACGCTGGTAATCACGATGGCATTCTCGCTATCGGCAATGGTCTATGGGTTGTCGGCTACCTCACCGTTCTTCCTCGTGGCCTTCCTGCAAGTCACTATCTTCGCCGGTATTTGGATGAAACTGGGCGACTTGATGGGCATGATGCAGCTCCACAGCTCTGACGCACAACAAGGCGCACAACGCTTCTCGCGTCGTAGTAACCGAATGATTCGGCAGTTCGTTGGTAGTGCAATGGGTGGCGCGATGGCAGGACGTTTCTTGTCACGAGGTTATGGTAAGGGGCGCGGAATGCCGCAATTCCCAGCTGGCACGCAACGCGAGCAAACTGCGGACGCTGCCAAGCCGCAAGAACCCAAGAAGTCACGCAGCCAACGACTGGGTGAGAAACTCGCCGATGTATCTGATGTCGGTAACAATCTCAAAGACAAGACCAAGCGTGGCCTTGATCAAGTGAAGGACGCACCAACCAACGTTTTGTATGGTCTTCATCGAGGCAAACAACTGACTAAAGACGCCGCCGAAACCGCGAAGGATAGCTTCAAGGGTCGGCGTGAAGCCAATCAGCAAGAACGTGATAAGCAGCTTGAGCAGCGGCGTAAGCAAATGCAAGAACGCAAACTCGCAATCAAGCCGAAAGCTGATCCTGAAAAGCCAAAACCAACGGCTACCAAACCACCGGTTGAGCCAACTCGTAAGCCAACAACTGCCACACCCATAGAACCAAAACCAAAACAAACTGATACTAGCGGTCAACCAAAGCGCGCTGCCACGAGGCCAACTTCAACTCGGCCTCCACGTCCAGTCACGAAACCACAAGCAGAACCCACCATCAAACCGCAGCAAGAACCAGCCCCACCAACGAATAGACCCAAGAAGCCACTGACCCTCGTTTCCGAAAAGCCAGCCAAGCCACGCACCCCAAAGCCACAGCGGATCAAAAAGGCTAAGGGGCATAAGAAGCGATGAAACTTTGGCGCTGGTTAGCTCTTGCCGCACTCCCAATACTGTTGATTGGCGGTCTGTTCTTTGCAGTCATCGCCTCTGATGATGACGAAGATCAGCCGGCCTCTGCGATCACAGCCGATGCAATGAACTTATCCGCTGAAGTCTACAAGCACAAGCTGACGGTTGAAAAGTATTGCAAGGAGTTCGGCATTTCAGACCAGGTGATGGTGATACTTGCCATCATGCAGGTTGAATCCGGTGGCAAGGGTGGCGATGTGATGCAAGCTAGTGAATCACTAGGACTGCCGGTCAATACGCTAGATACCGAAGCGTCCATCAAGCAAGGCGTGAAGTATTTCGCGTCACTACTCAAAAGCATGAAGACTGCCGGTGTAGATCTCAATACCGCGATTCAAAGCTATAACTACGGTGGCGGCTTTATTGATCACGTTGCGAAGCACGGCAACAAGTACACGCTGGCGCTGGCGACGTCGTTTGCCAAAGAAAAGTCTGGTGGCAAGAAAGTCACCTATACCAACGCGGTTGCTAAGGACGGTTGGCGCTACGCCTATGGGAACATGTACTACGTGCCTGTCATTTCGCAATACCTCGTCACTGGTGGCACGAAGTTTGATGACAAGGCGGTGCAAGCCATCATGGACGAAGCGCTCAAGTATCAAGGCTCACGCTATGTGTTTGGTGGCTCAACGCCATCAACTGGCTTTGACTGTTCCGGGCTGACTAGTTGGTGCTACGGCAAAGCTGGGATCAAACTTCCCCGCACCGCACAAGCCCAATACGACGCTACGGCACATCTGAACATCAAAGACGCCAAACCAGGCGACTTGGTGTTCTTCCACTCAACCTATGACACAGCCGACTATGTGACCCATGTTGGAATCTATGTCGGCAACATGAAGATGTACAACGCAGGTGATCCGCTCGGCTACGCTGACTTGAACTCAAGCTATTGGCAAGCCCACCTGATCGGCGCTGGGCGTGTGAAGAAGTAGGTGACGACAATGGATCAAAACGGTATCGGTTATTTTGACTGGATGGATCTCATCACTAACACCTACGACGACGCGCTGCAAAAGGCGCACGTTGATCCTAAATTCGGTGACAATCGCGCGCTAAGAAACAAAGAACTCGACTTCGCTTCCAGCGAATGGGAACGCATCAAGTTCTTCAAACAACGCTTGCCTAACACTGACGATCTCTGCCGCGTTCTCGACCGCTTTGTTGATCGAATGCCGGAGATGGAATATGGACACCGGCGCGAGTATCGCCTAGCCGTCGCGCATGAAGTGGCCGTTGATCGATGGCTCAAGGGCAAGGTCTTCGTTCCAGAAGATCGCCAGTATATTCTCGACCGCGAACGCTACTTGGCCGAAGAATATTTCAACAACGATCGTGATCTCGGTCAGTATATCGAAACCGACTACGAGGGCTACAAACGTATCTCGCTACAACGCCTGTTCGTGCGCTTTCTCGATATTTACGATGACTTTTACCGCTGCTATGAAATTAGAAAGGACAAGGTGAACGAACCTTGAATAAAAATAAAAACCGAAAGAACGGCTGGTTCACGAAAAAACCAGCTGAGCCAAAGCCGCCCAAAATTAAACACCACGGATTACGCCGTCCGGTTACGCTGTTTTGCTGGGCAGTACTGATTGGTAGCACCAGTTTCGGCGTTTACAAGAATATGACCGCCATTGACACCCACACGGTGCATGAAGTCCAAGTGATCAAGACCAAGGTGATCGACACGCACGCCTTGGCAACCTTCACCACCGACTTCGCAAAAATCTACTACTCGTGGCAACCTAACCACGAAGCGCTCGACCAACGTCAGAAAGCCTTGCAGCCGTACCTCGTGGCGCAGCTTCAAGCATTGAACGGTGACACCGTGCGAAGTGATATTCCGACGACGGCCACAGTTAGCGAGGTCAAAGTCTGGGATGTGAGCAAAACTGCCAAAGACACATTTCGCGTGTTATTCACGGTGAAGCAAGATCTTATCAAGGGCAAAGACAGGAAGTCTGTGACCAGCACCTACACCAT
Above is a window of Lacticaseibacillus casei DSM 20011 = JCM 1134 = ATCC 393 DNA encoding:
- a CDS encoding bifunctional lytic transglycosylase/C40 family peptidase, whose amino-acid sequence is MKLWRWLALAALPILLIGGLFFAVIASDDDEDQPASAITADAMNLSAEVYKHKLTVEKYCKEFGISDQVMVILAIMQVESGGKGGDVMQASESLGLPVNTLDTEASIKQGVKYFASLLKSMKTAGVDLNTAIQSYNYGGGFIDHVAKHGNKYTLALATSFAKEKSGGKKVTYTNAVAKDGWRYAYGNMYYVPVISQYLVTGGTKFDDKAVQAIMDEALKYQGSRYVFGGSTPSTGFDCSGLTSWCYGKAGIKLPRTAQAQYDATAHLNIKDAKPGDLVFFHSTYDTADYVTHVGIYVGNMKMYNAGDPLGYADLNSSYWQAHLIGAGRVKK
- a CDS encoding conjugal transfer protein → MNKNKNRKNGWFTKKPAEPKPPKIKHHGLRRPVTLFCWAVLIGSTSFGVYKNMTAIDTHTVHEVQVIKTKVIDTHALATFTTDFAKIYYSWQPNHEALDQRQKALQPYLVAQLQALNGDTVRSDIPTTATVSEVKVWDVSKTAKDTFRVLFTVKQDLIKGKDRKSVTSTYTINIMQNSNGDMVITRNPTIAAEPATARIKLPDTQSDNSVDSATADDVAKFLKTFFTLYPKSDRNELKYYVKDGTRPIERNLKFVELLDPVFKQTKNGLTVNLSVKYLDTDNNMSQVSQYSLTLSKQSNNWIITDGI
- a CDS encoding CD3337/EF1877 family mobilome membrane protein; protein product: MTKAKRRRLLLFLGVVAAFMLVLVLAGGQPVHAAGLVDDQSGGSNEYSKYPLSHYQLDYFVDTSWDWLPWNWGDGIGKSVSYGLYAITNFLWTLSVYLSNAAGYLIQQAYSLDFIKDTSDAIGKNMQLLAGVSKNGFTTNGFYPGMLLMITLVVGIYVAYTGIIKRETSKAISAIVNFVVIFITSASFIAYAPDYVNKINEFSSDISTSALNTGSKMIMGTDTATDKSGVDAIRDTLFEIQVKQPWTLLQFGDSDADTVGNGRVNTLMKTDPFGDKGKTRTDVVKAEIEDNDNDNLSPTMTINRLGTTTFVVLFNIAITLFVFFLTAMMLFSQILFIIYATFWPVSFLLAMLPSFNGLMKQNIMKLFNTIMTRVGVTLVITMAFSLSAMVYGLSATSPFFLVAFLQVTIFAGIWMKLGDLMGMMQLHSSDAQQGAQRFSRRSNRMIRQFVGSAMGGAMAGRFLSRGYGKGRGMPQFPAGTQREQTADAAKPQEPKKSRSQRLGEKLADVSDVGNNLKDKTKRGLDQVKDAPTNVLYGLHRGKQLTKDAAETAKDSFKGRREANQQERDKQLEQRRKQMQERKLAIKPKADPEKPKPTATKPPVEPTRKPTTATPIEPKPKQTDTSGQPKRAATRPTSTRPPRPVTKPQAEPTIKPQQEPAPPTNRPKKPLTLVSEKPAKPRTPKPQRIKKAKGHKKR